In Amia ocellicauda isolate fAmiCal2 chromosome 7, fAmiCal2.hap1, whole genome shotgun sequence, one genomic interval encodes:
- the smarcc2 gene encoding SWI/SNF complex subunit SMARCC2, producing the protein MAVRKKDGGPNVKYFEASDTVSQFDNVRVWLGKNYKKYIQAEPPTNKSLSSLVVQLLQFQEEVFGKHVSNPPLTKLPMKCFLDFKSGGALCHILAAAYKFKSDQGWRRFDFQNPSRMDRNVEMFMTIEKSLVQNNCLSRPVIFLSSDIEPKLLGKLKDIIKRHQGSVTEERAASSHIVVPIPASLEEEEWVRPVMKRDKQVLLHWGYCPDSYDTWIPASEVEAAVEDPPTPEKPRKVHAKWILDLDCFNEWMTEEDYEAGEGLRRKRISAKTLTDEVSPPDGERRDRKPGNAKKRKRSPSPSPTTTPETKKKNAKKGPATPYAKSKRGHREEEQEDLTKELDEPSPVPAVEEVTLPKTVNTKKDSESAPVKGGTMTDLDEQEDESMEAVGKEEEQASPSVRGEPLRGTDLHEDNVTEQTHHIIIPSYAAWFDYNSVHAIERRALPEFFNGKNKSKTPEIYLAYRNFMIDTYRLNPQEYLTSTACRRNLAGDVCAIMRVHAFLEQWGLINYQVDAESRPTPMGPPPTSHFHVLADTPSGLVPLQPKTSQTPASQQMLSFPEKVKEKPADLQNFGLRTDMYSKKSGPAKSKSAASATREWTEQETLLLLEALEMYKDDWNKVSEHVGSRTQDECILHFLRLPIEDPYLEDSQASLGPLAFQPVPFSQAGNPVMSTVAFLASVVDPRVAAAAARSALEEFSRMKEEVPSALVEAHVRRVEEAARASGRQDPLYGLDSSGIAGTALEEGERAEESSEENKSDSQASEDKRESKESKEGSLEEEDKQGENGKKEEDRGREGEGEREGEKADPEMGDGEKEKEGKEGLEEGRRETESEGERRAKVERDVGEGNLATAAASALAAAAVKAKHLAAVEERKIKSLVALLVETQMKKLEIKLRHFEELETIMDREREALEYQRQQLLADRQSFHMEQLKYAEMRARQQHFQQIQHQQHSTPTQPPPPSGPPAAAPPQGLSVPPPAPNTPGAPPAPSPAPPTAAPHPSSSSSSSSSSSSSSSSQPGEAQPGPAPPPGQHTPPPAPCAPPNQPPPTQPPTSATLHHEEPCPPSETKGRERERDRETVN; encoded by the exons ATGGCGGTACGGAAGAAAGACGGCGGCCCGAATGTTAAATATTTTGAGGCGTCCGACACGGTTTCGCAGTTCGACAATGTCCGGGTCTGGTTGGGCAAGAATTATAAAAAG TATATCCAGGCAGAGCCGCCCACTAACAAGTCCCTGTCCAGCCTGGTGGTTCAGCTGCTGCAGTTCCAGGAGGAGGTGTTCGGGAAGCACGTCAGCAACCCGCCGCTCACCAAGCTGCCG ATGAAATGTTTCCTGGACTTCAAGTCAGGTGGTGCTCTATGTCACATCCTGGCAGCAGCATACAAGTTCAAGAGCGACCAGGGCTG gCGGAGGTTTGACTTCCAGAACCCGTCCCGAATGGACAGGAATGTGGAGATGTTCATGACCATTGAGAAATCGTTGGTCCAG AATAACTGTCTCAGCCGGCCAGTCATATTCCTCAGCTCGGACATCGAACCCAAGCTGCTAGGCAAGCTGAAGGACATCATCAAACGCCATCAG GGCTCAGTGACGGAGGAGCGGGCGGCCAGCTCCCACATTGTGGTGCCCATCCCGGCCAGCCTAGAAGAGG AGGAGTGGGTGCGGCCGGTGATGAAGAGAGACAAACAGGTGCTTCTGCACTGGGGCTACTGTCCTGACAG TTATGATACCTGGATTCCAGCCAGTGAGGTGGAGGCAGCTGTGGAGGACCCCCCAACTCCAGAGAAACCCCGCAAA gtgcaTGCAAAGTGGATCCTGGACCTGGACTGCTTTAACGAGTGGATGACAGAGGAGGACTATGAAGCGGGGGAGGGGCTGCGCAGGAAGCGCATTTCAGCCAAAACGCTGACGGACGAGGTCAGCCCCCCTGACGGTGAGCGGCGGGACAGGAAGCCTGGGAATGCCAAGAAGAGGAAacgctccccctctccctcacccACCACCACACCTGAGACCAAGAAGAAGAATGCCAAgaaggg gccgGCGACTCCCTATGCCAAGTCAAAGCGCGGCCACCgtgaggaggagcaggaggacCTGACCAAGGAGCTGGACGAGCCATCACCAGTGCCTGCGGTGGAGGAGGTCACGCTGCCCAAGACCG TAAACACTAAGAAAGATTCAGAGTCTGCGCCGGTCAAGGGGGGAACCATGACAGACCTAG ACGAGCAGGAGGATGAGTCGATGGAGGCGGTGGGGAAG GAGGAGGAGCAGGCCAGCCCCAGTGTGAGGGGGGAGCCGCTGAGGGGGACTGATCTCCACGAGGACAATGTCACCGAACAGACCCACCATATCATTATCCCCAGCTATGCCGCCTGGTTTGACTACAACAG tgttcaTGCCATCGAGCGCAGAGCCCTTCCAGAATTCTTCAATGGCAAGAACAAGTCCAAGACCCCTGAGAT TTACCTGGCCTACAGGAACTTCATGATTGACACATACCGCCTGAACCCCCAGGAGTACCTGACCTCCACCGCCTGCCGCCGCAACCTGGCTGGGGATGTGTGTGCCATCATGAG GGTCCATGCATTCCTAGAACAGTGGGGCCTGATTAATTACCAGGTGGATGCAGAGAGCCGCCCCACCCCGATGGGCCCCCCCCCCACTTCGCACTTCCACGTCCTGGCTGACACTCCCTCTGGCCTGGTGCCCCTGCAGCCCAAAACAtcccag ACCCCCGCCTCCCAGCAGATGCTCAGTTTCCCAGAGAAGGTGAAGGAGAAGCCGGCTGACCTGCAGAACTTTGGCCTGAGGACAGACATGTACAGCAAGAAAAGTGGGCCAGCCAAG aGTAAGAGTGCAGCCAGCGCCACACGGGAGTGGACAGAGCAGGAgaccctgctgctgctggag GCTCTGGAGATGTACAAAGACGACTGGAACAAGGTGTCGGAGCACGTGGGCAGCCGCACGCAGGACGAGTGCATACTTCACTTCCTGCGGCTGCCGATCGAGGACCCGTACCTAGAGGACAGCCAGGCGTCTCTGGGGCCTCTGGCCTTCCAGCCCGTCCCCTTCAGCCAGGCGGGGAACCCGGTGATGAGCACCGTGGCATTCCTGGCCTCCGTGGTGGACCCCCGTGTGGCCGCCGCCGCAGCTCGCAGTGCACTGG AGGAGTTCTCGCGGATGAAGGAGGAGGTGCCGTCAGCGCTGGTGGAGGCCCATGTGCGGCGGGTGGAGGAGGCAGCCCGGGCGAGCGGCCGGCAGGACCCCCTGTATGGGCTGGACAGCAGCGGCATTGCTGGCACTGCCCTGGAGGAGGGTGAGCGTGCTG AGGAGAGCAGTGAGGAAAACAAGAGTGACAGCCAGGCCAGCGAGGacaagagagagagcaag GAGAGTAAGGAGGGCTcgctggaggaggaggacaaaCAAGGAGAGaatggaaagaaggaagaagatcgagggagagagggagaaggggagagagaaggagagaaggcAGACCCTGAGATGG GTGatggagagaaggagaaggagggaaAGGAAGGCTTAGAAGAAGGGCGAAGGGAGAccgagagtgagggagagaggagggcaAAGGTGGAGAGAGATGTGGGGGAGGGGAATCTGGCCACCGCCGCTGCCTCCGCCCTGGCCGCCGCTGCAGTCAAGGCCAAG CACCTGGCTGCGGTGGAGGAGAGGAAGATCAAGTCTCTGGTAGCTCTGCTGGTGGAAACGCAGATGAAGAAGCTGGAGATCAAGCTGAGGCACTTCGAGGAGCTGGAGACCATCATGGACCGCGAGAGAGAGGCG CTGGAGTACCAGAGGCAGCAGCTGCTGGCTGACCGCCAGTCCTTCCACATGGAGCAGTTGAAGTACGCAGAGATGAGGGCGAGGCAGCAGCACTTCCAGCAGATTCAGCACCAGCAGCACAGCACCCCCACCCAGCCCCCCCCGCCCAGCGGGCCCCCTGCTGCTGCCCCTCCCCAGGGCCTCAGCGTCCCCCCGCCAGCCCCCAACACACCTGGGGCCCCCCCTGCCCCCAGTCCAGCACCCCCCACTGCCGCACCCCAcccctcttcttcttcctcctcttcctcgtcttcctcttcttcctcctcctcccagccTGGCGAGGCACAGCCTggccctgccccccccccaggccagCACActccccccccagccccctgtGCACCCCCAAACCAGCCCCCCCCAACCCAGCCCCCCACCAGCGCCACCCTACACCACG AAGAGCCCTGCCCCCCCAGTGAGACGAAGGgacgagagcgagagagagacagagagactgtAAACTGA